The proteins below are encoded in one region of Hordeum vulgare subsp. vulgare chromosome 3H, MorexV3_pseudomolecules_assembly, whole genome shotgun sequence:
- the LOC123440619 gene encoding integrin-linked protein kinase 1-like — MEPGTKVTLQRQASAGSLKQGPSGELRQQTSLESPRSGRAANRYLFGRQSSMDPNRRRGRSQSPVGSQADQDLALPDNLDTTMQLLFLACQGDAHGVEALLQGDVDVNSINLDGRTALHIAACEGHHDVVRVLLDWQANIDARDRWGSTAVADSKCYGHMDIYDLLKSHGAKIPRNKRTPMMVSNPGEIPEYELNPGELQFRKGDEVLKGTYQVAKWNGTKVSVKIVDRETYCDQEAINSFRHELTVFEKVRHPNVVQFIGAVTQNIPMMIVSEYHANADLGSLIQRKGRLHGQKVLRFALDIARGMTYLHQCRPDPIIHCDLKPKNIFLDNGGLMKVGGFGLMRLSKIAPDKVKLMDHEAIVDTFSYYTAPELHRNEVFDMSVDAYAFGFILYEMVEGLPNMESSTVITRCEGMRPSLKGKLKGYPADFKALIEECWETHPMARPTFSEMIVRLDKIYAHCMKQGAWKESLKIWK; from the exons ATGGAGCCCGGCACGAAGGTGACGCTGCAGCGGCAGGCGTCGGCGGGGTCCCTCAAGCAGGGCCCGTCGGGGGAGCTCCGGCAGCAGACGTCGCTGGAGTCCCCACGCTCGGGCCGCGCCGCCAACCGCTACCTGTTCGGGCGGCAGTCGTCCATGGACCCCAACCGGCGGCGCGGCCGGAGCCAGAGCCCCGTCGGCTCCCAGGCCGACCAGGACCTCGCCCTGCCGGACAACCTCGACACCACCATGCAGCTGCTCTTCCTCGCCTGCCAGGGCGACGCGCACGGCGTCGAGGCGCTGCTCCAAGGCGACGTCGACGTCAACAGCATCAACCTCGACGGCCGCACCGCGCTGCACATCGCCGCCTGCGAGGGCCACCACGACGTCGTCCGGGTGCTGCTCGACTGGCAGGCCAACATCGACGCCCGCGACCGATGGGGCAGCACG GCCGTGGCCGATTCCAAGTGCTACGGCCACATGGACATCTACGATCTTCTGAAATCTCATGGCGCAAAGATCCCG AGAAACAAGAGGACGCCGATGATGGTGTCGAACCCCGGGGAGATACCGGAATACGAGTTGAACCCCGGCGAGCTCCAGTTCCGGAAAGGGGATGAAGTGCTCAAg GGCACGTACCAAGTTGCAAAATGGAACGGCACCAAGGTTTCAGTTAAAATAGTAGACAGAGAAACCTACTGCGATCAGGAAGCCAT AAACTCTTTCAGGCATGAGCTGACGGTATTCGAGAAGGTCCGGCACCCGAACGTCGTTCAGTTCATCGGAGCCGTCACACAGAACATACCCATGATGATTGTTTCGGAATACCATGCAAAT GCTGACTTAGGAAGCCTTATTCAGAGGAAAGGAAGGCTGCATGGCCAGAAGGTGCTAAGATTTGCCCTTGATATTGCCAG GGGCATGACTTACCTGCATCAGTGCAGACCAGACCCCATCATCCACTGCGACCTAAAGCCAAA AAATATCTTCCTGGATAATGGAGGCCTAATGAAGGTCGGAGGGTTCGGCCTGATGAGGCTGTCCAAGATCGCTCCTGACAAGGTGAAACTGATGGACCACGAGGCCATCGTCGACACCTTCA GTTACTACACTGCGCCTGAGCTGCACAGAAACGAAGTGTTCGACATGAGCGTCGACGCGTACGCATTCGGCTTCATCCTTTACGAG ATGGTCGAAGGGCTACCCAACATGGAATCCTCGACCGTCATAACCCGATGCGAGGGGATGCGGCCGTCGCTGAAGGGCAAGCTCAAGGGATACCCTGCAGACTTCAAAGC GCTGATCGAGGAGTGTTGGGAGACGCACCCGATGGCGCGGCCGACGTTCTCGGAGATGATCGTCCGGCTGGACAAGATCTACGCGCACTGCATGAAGCAGGGGGCATGGAAGGAGTCGCTCAAGATCTG GAAATGA